A window of the Kazachstania africana CBS 2517 chromosome 10, complete genome genome harbors these coding sequences:
- the COX5B gene encoding cytochrome c oxidase subunit Vb (similar to Saccharomyces cerevisiae COX5A (YNL052W) and COX5B (YIL111W); ancestral locus Anc_2.258) — MFRNSLVRVQQITPRRLATTVPTLSKASIVDLNQRWDTMPLAQQEDIVNKLTERQKLPWKDLTPSEKQAAWYISYGEWGPRRPVLDKGDASYILKGVVFGLGVAMGLFAFTRMFAGEAPVSMNKEWQLKSDEYLKSKNANPWGGYSQVQSK, encoded by the coding sequence ATGTTTCGTAATTCGCTGGTAAGGGTTCAACAAATAACTCCGAGGAGATTGGCTACCACTGTGCCCACACTCTCCAAGGCTTCCATAGTGGATTTGAACCAAAGATGGGATACTATGCCATTGGCACAGCAAGAAGATATAGTAAACAAGTTGACTGAGCGTCAGAAACTACCATGGAAAGATCTAACGCCCTCGGAGAAACAGGCTGCTTGGTACATATCGTATGGTGAATGGGGTCCCAGAAGGCCCGTTCTCGATAAAGGTGACGCCTCTTATATCTTAAAAGGTGTAGTGTTTGGTTTAGGCGTTGCGATGGGACTATTTGCCTTCACCAGAATGTTTGCTGGTGAGGCCCCGGTTAGTATGAATAAGGAATGGCAACTAAAATCTGACGAGTActtgaaatcaaaaaatgcCAATCCATGGGGCGGATATTCCCAAGTTCAATCAAAGTGA
- the HPM1 gene encoding protein-histidine N-methyltransferase (similar to Saccharomyces cerevisiae YIL110W; ancestral locus Anc_2.259): MSFSFGFTSEDFEDDVLVDSNGTVQNDNTQADINPLDNPRLLDSEIFQPKVESLEEYLQSLRNVRLTFEKILTPETQTALYRRELFDIKHQLMSENDDGNNELDILLKEDLRKNVYEGGLKSWECSLDLVDSLKTNNAEFQDTVIDLGCGTALPSECIFSQYLENDWAPGLNLILTDYNSSVLRLASLPNLIIAWAKICLSSEQWMNLQRANDETIPIVDDELLLTEQLLDLFYEDLGKRNIKINLVSGTWGRSFLNVVDNLLKNTKQLLVLSSETIYQPENLNVIAETMIYYKQTYQASQILLSAKDIYFGVGGSVVEFERYLTSKNVSFQTFKVRAGLKRSIVIIN, from the coding sequence ATGAGTTTCTCCTTTGGTTTCACTTCTGAGGATTTCGAAGATGACGTGTTAGTCGATTCAAATGGTACTGTACAGAATGACAACACACAGGCTGATATAAATCCTTTAGACAATCCGAGACTCTTGGATTCTGAGATATTTCAACCAAAAGTGGAGAGTCTAGAAGAATATCTGCAATCATTGAGAAATGTTAGATTAACGTTCGAAAAGATATTAACTCCAGAAACTCAAACTGCTCTATACAGACGTGAACTATTCGATATAAAGCATCAATTGATgtctgaaaatgatgacGGAAATAACGAACTAGATATTCTTCTGAAAGAAGATCTCAGGAAAAACGTATATGAAGGTGGGCTAAAATCATGGGAATGCTCTCTTGACTTGGTTGATTCATTGAAGACCAACAATGCTGAATTTCAAGACACTGTAATCGACCTGGGATGTGGTACTGCATTACCGTCTGAATGTATATTCAGCCAATACTTAGAAAATGACTGGGCCCCCGGTTTAAATCTCATTTTAACTGATTACAATTCAAGTGTCCTGCGTTTGGCAAGTTTACCAAATCTCATCATTGCCTGGGCAAAAATCTGTCTTTCTTCAGAACAATGGATGAATTTACAAAGAGCCAATGATGAAACCATACCAATTGTAGACGATGAACTGTTATTAACAGAGCAATTGTTGGACCTATTTTATGAAGACTTGGGAAAGAGAAACATTAAAATAAACTTGGTATCTGGTACTTGGGGTCGTAGCTTCCTCAATGTGGTAGATAACCTCCTCAAAAACACCAAGCAACTCTTGGTATTGAGTTCTGAAACTATTTACCAGCCAGAAAATCTGAATGTCATTGCTGAAACAATGATATACTATAAACAAACCTACCAAGCTTCTCAAATACTGCTGTCGGCTAAGGATATCTATTTCGGAGTTGGTGGTAGTGTGGTcgaatttgaaagatatttaACTTCCAAAAATGTTAGCTTCCAAACATTCAAAGTAAGAGCTGGTCTTAAGAGATCAATCGTAATTATtaattga
- the SEC24 gene encoding COPII subunit SEC24 (similar to Saccharomyces cerevisiae SEC24 (YIL109C) and SFB2 (YNL049C); ancestral locus Anc_2.262) — MSHSHKKRAYPQIPLGYTQNGGPAISHSRTASYGHQSAPQTPNIQQPSDTFTPIQQQLQGQLDQASTSLGNLHLHNVPIIDPNASSYLQQSQVQVPPSPSLSYTNGSTPFEDKLMNQLYPTDLLRELPPPIHDLTLPPPPIMIPPEEMMVQYEESNSAIDYVRSTLNAVPKNGGLLKKSKLPLALIIRPYQYLHDNVHPPPLNTDGIIVRCRRCRAYMNPYASFIPQTRRWRCNFCRLANDLPMQFNKEFYTDSTEMINRFDRNEVKHSVMEYLAPKEYSVRQPPPSVYTFILDVSINSIKNGALYASTSTLLDSIDKIPNHDGRTKIAIICVDHVIHYFKIPNDESESDTVTMLDVGDLDEPYLPRPDKLLVSLSDCKKNIESLLSRLPLIFQSNTSNSFALGSALKSAYNLISTVGGKIIVQSSTLPNAGIAKLEKRNERAVLNTYRESNLLLNCQDPFYKSFTIECSKAQITIDLFLTANDYIDVATLSNLSRYSGGQLHYYPNFSANDVTKFSREFSKHVSMDISIETVMRARGSRGIKMSSFYGHFFNRSSDLCAFSTMPRDQSYVFEMEIDDNINTNYVYVQIAVLLSANTGERRIRIITLALPTTNSLHELFASADQQAIHAYFTQQAIKRANDVSTIEARDYLKKTIQDILTVYEKEMVVKNVAGGLPLSFCANLRMLPLLMSSLTKNMAFRDAIIPIDQRAAALNYLETLPLKYLTKCIYPSVYPLLEAPEQGDTELLPEPVNSSMKLWQQYGLYLIDNTTELYLWIGGEAVNALVEDLFGVSSVLEVPMGKMELPVIESSELNCKVRNIIGRIRERVDMEQVTYQELYIVRGISTNETANLPYFKEGIALRSMVMAQLVEDNISKTESYREFLQNIKQRMNK; from the coding sequence ATGTCTCACTCTCACAAGAAAAGGGCCTATCCACAAATTCCATTGGGTTACACTCAAAACGGAGGTCCTGCTATCTCACATAGCAGAACTGCATCTTATGGACACCAATCAGCCCCGCAGACTCCAAACATACAGCAGCCCAGTGATACGTTCACTCCAATCCAGCAACAATTGCAGGGGCAATTGGATCAAGCTTCCACTTCGCTCGGTAACTTACATTTGCATAATGTTCCAATTATTGATCCAAATGCTTCATCTTACCTTCAGCAATCCCAAGTACAAGTCCCACCTTCTCCCTCTTTATCATACACTAACGGATCAACGCCCTTTGAAGATAAGCTAATGAATCAATTGTATCCTACTGATTTATTACGTGAACTTCCACCGCCAATTCATGATCTTACTTTGCCACCACCTCCTATCATGATTCCACCTGAAGAGATGATGGTACAATATGAAGAGTCTAACTCCGCTATAGATTATGTCAGGAGCACATTAAATGCAGTCCCTAAGAATGGCGGTCTGctcaaaaaatcaaagcTACCTCTTGCTTTGATCATTAGACcatatcaatatcttcatgATAATGTACATCCACCTCCGCTCAACACAGATGGTATAATCGTCCGTTGTCGTCGTTGTCGTGCCTATATGAACCCATATGCATCTTTCATTCCCCAAACAAGACGTTGGAGATGTAACTTCTGTAGACTAGCTAATGATTTACCCATGCAGTTCAACAAAGAGTTCTATACTGATTCAACTGAAATGATTAACAGATTCGACAGAAATGAAGTGAAACATTCCGTAATGGAATATTTGGCACCAAAAGAATATTCTGTCAGACAGCCACCACCTTCTGTTTACACTTTTATTCTCGATGTTTCGATCAATTCCATAAAGAATGGTGCCTTATATGCAAGCACAAGTACTCTATTAGATTCTATTGATAAGATTCCAAATCATGATGGAAGAACCAAAATTGCAATTATTTGCGTTGACCACGTTATTCACTATTTCAAGATTCCTAATGACGAATCGGAAAGCGATACCGTTACAATGTTGGATGTAGGCGACTTAGATGAACCTTACCTTCCAAGACCTGATAAATTGTTGGTTTCACTTTCGGATTGCAAGAAAAACATTGAATCTCTTTTGTCTCGTCTCccattaatttttcagtcAAACACTAGTAACAGTTTTGCTCTTGGGTCAGCATTGAAATCTGcatataatttaatttctaCAGTTGGTGGTAAGATCATAGTTCAATCATCCACTTTACCAAATGCTGGTATTGCAAAACTAGAAAAGCGTAATGAAAGAGCCGTTTTAAATACTTACAGAGAATCTAATTTACTATTGAATTGCCAAGATCCCTTCTATAAAAGTTTCACCATTGAATGTAGTAAAGCACAGATTACTATTGATCTTTTCCTAACAGCCAATGATTATATTGATGTTGCtacattatcaaatttatctaGGTACTCTGGTGGTCAACTACATTATTATCCTAATTTCAGTGCCAATGATGTCACCAAATTTTCTagagaattttcaaagcaCGTATCAATGGATATATCCATTGAAACAGTTATGAGGGCACGTGGATCTCGTGGTATCAAGATGTCTAGTTTTTACGGTCATTTTTTCAACAGATCTTCGGATCTCTGTGCATTCTCTACAATGCCAAGAGATCAAAGTTATGTCTTTGAAAtggaaattgatgataatatcaatacAAATTACGTATATGTGCAGATTGCTGTGCTTTTGTCTGCGAACACtggagaaagaagaatcaGAATTATTACACTAGCGTTACCAACAACAAATTCATTACACGAGTTGTTTGCATCTGCTGATCAACAAGCAATTCATGCATACTTTACACAGCAAGCTATCAAGAGAGCCAACGATGTCTCTACAATTGAGGCAAGAGactatttgaagaagacaATTCAAGATATATTAACTGTGTATGAAAAGGAGATGGTTGTGAAAAATGTAGCGGGAGGGCTACCATTATCCTTTTGTGCTAATTTAAGAATGTTACCATTGCTAATGTCATCTTTAACTAAGAACATGGCATTTAGGGACGCAATTATACCAATCGATCAACGTGCGGCCGCACTCAACTATTTAGAGACTCTGcctttaaaatatttaacaAAATGCATTTATCCAAGTGTTTATCCCCTGTTAGAGGCTCCTGAGCAGGGGGACACCGAACTGCTTCCAGAGCCAGTTAACAGTAGTATGAAATTATGGCAGCAATATGGATTATATCTTATCGATAATACGACCGAATTATATTTGTGGATTGGGGGTGAGGCAGTTAATGCACTTGTTGAAGATCTATTTGGTGTGTCCAGCGTTCTGGAAGTACCAATGGGTAAGATGGAGCTACCAGTTATCGAGAGTTCGGAACTCAACTGTAAGGTCAGAAATATTATAGGTAGAATAAGAGAGAGGGTCGATATGGAACAAGTCACTTATCAAGAACTTTATATTGTAAGAGGTATTTCCACCAACGAGACCGCTAATCTACCATACTTTAAAGAGGGCATAGCATTGAGATCGATGGTAATGGCACAACTTGTTGAAGACAACATTTCCAAGACTGAAAGTTACCGtgaatttttacaaaatattaagCAGAGAATGAATAAATAG